A region of the Candidatus Giovannonibacteria bacterium genome:
ATAAATAAAGAAACGTTGCCGTCTTCTTTTTCACGCAAAATTAAATGAAAGTGATTCGGCATAAAACAAAAGCCGACTATATCTATTAAATTATCTCCGATATCTATCTTTCTATTCCTTATGTCCGAAACTAAGTTTAGGTCAGGAAAGCGGTCCAGGTGTGAAATATCGCGTTTTCCATTAGCCGCAAATAAAGTAGTTAAAAATCGTTTGTAGTCGCGGTCGGTACCAAACAAAGCCACATCGCCAATGGCGTGAGAATAAACATGATAATGTTCCCCTTCCGTAAAAGCGTACTTACGCATAATGCTCATATTATTGTCTGAAACTTAGTTTCGGTCAAGTTTCAATTAAATCATCCACAGGCGCCTATTTTCAATGTTAACACCCCGTGGTAAAATTAGAATAACGTGGAGATTCAAGATGTTAAAACAAAACTGGTTTTGGCGGCCATCCTGCTTGTAGCAGTCGCGGCCGGAGCTTGGTATTGGTTTGCGGGAAGGCCCAAGCCGATTAAAACCCCTGAAGATATTGTTGAGGCAGTGACGAACCCGAATCTGGAGGTGCCCTCAAATCCGGTTCAAAATAAAGTGCCGGAGCTAAATCCGATTGACCGGGCAAACCCATTTAAAGACGCTTATAAGAATCCTTTCGCGGAGTAAAATAAAATATGAAAAAAGCGATAATTTTGGCAGGATTATTAATCGCCGCGATGCAGGTAAGCGCCGGCGGCGGCAATGCTTCCTTTTCGCTCCAAAAAGACAAGAGCACCGACCTTTTTATATTGAATATGCGCGACTCCCAAGGCATCCGCAGTTTCGCCCTTGTTTTCCCGACAGACAAGCTCCCCTACAGCGGCGATCTGAACGGGTGCCCCCAAAGCCGCAAAATAGACAATGTTTTGATAAACGAAATCTCCGATTTTAAGCCGATGATGAAAGCGGTAATCGTTGACTGCCGCGGAGAGGAAACGGAATTTGAAATAACCGCGCCGGTAGGCGGAGTGGCCCAGGTTAAAAAAGTTGAGCCGCCTCCACCCCCGCCGCCTCCGCCACCGCCTCCGCCGCCTTCTCCCCTCCCGACGCCCGCCGAAGGCGGGGTCGGGACTCCGACTACAGAAGTTTCTAAAACAAACGTTGGAGCAGCCACGCCGGCAACTTTAGAATACCCGATTAAAGAACTTGGCGGGTGCGAGAGTCAGGAGGCCTGCAAAACTTATTGCGACGCCCCGGCGAACCTTGAGCGCTGCATCGCCTTCGCCGAAACAAACGGGCTTTTAACGAAAAGTGAAATTGAACGCGGCAAAAAATTCGCCGCGATAGTCAAATCCGGCGGCGGGCCAGGAGGATGCAAAACCGAGGCATCCTGCAAGGATTACTGCAACGACGTGGGGCGGCTTGACGAGTGCGTCGCTTTCGCGGAAAATAGCGGCCTGGTTTCCGGCGCGGAGCTGGAAGAGATGAAAAAAATTCAAAACGTCGTTAAGCGCGGGACTAAATTCCCCGGCAACTGCACCAACCGCGCCGCCTGCGAGCTTTACTGCAAGACACCGGAGCACGCGGACGAATGCGTTGCTTTCGCCAAAGAAGCCGGATTCATGAGCGAAGAGGAATCCAGAGAAATGGAGAAAATTCTTCCCTTAATGAGAAGCGGCCAGATGCCCGGCGGATGCACATCAAAAGAATTATGCGAGGCGTACTGCGAAGACGAGGGGCATTTTGACGAATGCGTCGCTTTCGCCCAAAAGGCGGGATTGGTGTCAGAAAAAGAGCTTGAGATAATGCGAAAAACCGGCGGCAAGGGCCCGGGCGGCTGCCGCGGAAGGGCATGCCAGACGTTTTGCGAAAATCCGGCAAACCAGCAGGCCTGTTTTGAATTCGGCAAACAGTACGGCCTTATCTCGGAAGAGGACTTAAGCAGAATGGAAGAAGGTAAGCGGCTCATCCGCGAACAGCTTGAAAGCGGGCCTCCGGAAGTTCAGGAATGCCTTAAGTCGGTGGTGGACGTGACCGTTTTAGAATCAGAGGGTTTCGCGGGCGGGCCGGAATTGGGCGAAAAGATGAAAGAGTGTTTCGAAAAAATGATTCCAGAAGGCATGGAAGGGAAATTTGAGTTTGGCGCAAACGGAGAATTTAAAGGCCCGGGCGATTGCAAGTCGCGCGAGGAGTGCGAGACATATTGCACATCAAATCCGGAAGCATGCGGCGAGAGCGGTGACCGCGGCGGCGAGGAATGTGTAAAACAAGGGGGCAGTTGGAACGGCGAAACTTGTAATTTCCCCGGCAGTGATCGCGGCACAGAAGAATGCGCCAAGCAGGGAGGAACCTGGGACGGAACAAATTGTAATTACCCCCACATTGAACGCGGCGGCGAGGAATGTGTAAAACAAGGGGGCAGTTGGGACGGGGCGAACTGCGATTTTTCTAACTCACAGCGACCCCCGCAACAGCCGCCATCACAAGAGCAATACCAGCAACAATATCAACAGCAATACCAACAGCAGTATCAGGAAGAGGTTCGGAAGCAATGCGAATCCCAGGGCGGAGTTTGGGACGGCGCTCAATGCAAAGCCCCCACAAATTTCCAGCAACCGCCAGCGGAACTCTCGCCCGGCTCGGCGCTGGACGCTCTGTTGCGGCTGGTCAGGTAATCTGTTAAAATGCTTCTATGTCTCAAGACAATCTGATAAAATTGCAGTGCCAAAGCTGCAAAAGAATCGGCTATTGGTCAAGCAAAAATAAGAAAACAGTGGAACGCAAAATTGAGCTAAGTAAGTTCTGCAAATGGTGTCGGAAACATACCACACACAAAGAAGGTAAAAAGTAAGCAACCCCGACGCCTAGAAGGGTCGGGGCTCCGACCGAAGCGTCGGAGATGGTGCAGAAAGCATACGGAGCACAAAGAAGGGAAAAAATAAATTGTCTACTTACATCTAGTTCTGTTCGATTAGTAGTACACGAATAGGTATGCCGAGTGTATTGGTAGTTTTATTAAATATTGCCGTCACAAAAACTTTTAGTTGAGAACTCAAACCTTGCCTAGACCAAGCACGGGCATAAGCTACACAATTTGGCTCCAAAACAACATCTTTAAAACCAGGCAAGCTTCCAAATCCCTCAATCAAATCTCTATTAATAGCCAACACACGTCCCTCACGAAGAATAATCACCTTATTACTCCCTTCGTAAGCAATACAAATATTTTCCGTTTGATTTGGGGCATTAGCACCCATTTTAATTTCAAGAGACTTTAATAAACCTAGACCCTTATCAGAAACCAAAAAAGACAACGATCTAGGTTGCCCCCCTCCGATAACTAAGGGGATTGAAGGGAAAATATATACAGAGTAGATAATAATCCAAATTATTAAAAACAAAAATACAAATTCCAACCACAACGATTTAAACATTCGTTCTCCTATTTTTTTAAAAAACAAACCAAAATCATTGGCATGACAATAAATATTGATAAAAAAATAACTCAGAAGCTTTCCTAATACTTTTAAAATAGAGAAAAGAATTATAGTTAGGAAAAAGAAAAAAAATCCAGTTATAATAAATCTTGCTTT
Encoded here:
- the rpmG gene encoding 50S ribosomal protein L33 → MSQDNLIKLQCQSCKRIGYWSSKNKKTVERKIELSKFCKWCRKHTTHKEGKK